The following are encoded together in the Vicia villosa cultivar HV-30 ecotype Madison, WI unplaced genomic scaffold, Vvil1.0 ctg.000089F_1_1, whole genome shotgun sequence genome:
- the LOC131623951 gene encoding protein EXPORTIN 1A: MAAEKLRDLSQPIDVPLLDATVAAFYGTGSKQERSAADSILRDLQNNPDMWLQVMHILQNTQNLNTKFFALQVLEGVIKYRWNALPAEQRDGMKNFISDIIVQLSSNEASFRTERLYVNKLNIILVQILKHEWPARWRSFIPDLVSAAKTSETICENCMAILKLLSEEVFDFSRGEMTQQKIKELKQSLNSEFQLIHELCLYVLSASQRAELIRATLSTLHAFLSWIPLGYIFESPLLETLLKFFPVPAYRNLTLQCLSEVASLQFGDYYDVQYVKMYGIFIGQLQSILPPTTNIPEAYANGSGEEQAFIQNLALFFTSFYKVHIRILESTQENISTLLLGLEYLISISYVDDTEVFKVCLDYWNSLVSELFEPHRSLDNPAASANLMGLQVSGMLPGMVDGHGSPLLQRRQLYSGSMSKLRMLMICRMAKPEEVLIVEDENGNIVRETLKDNDVLVQYKIMRETLIYLSHLDHEDTEKQMLRKLSKQLSGEDWTWNNLNTLCWAIGSISGSMIEEQENRFLVMVIRDLLNLCEITKGKDNKAVIASNIMYVVGQYPRFLRAHWKFLKTVVNKLFEFMHETHPGVQDMACDTFLKIVQKCKRKFVITQVGENEPFVSELLSGLPITIADLEPHQIHSFYESVAHMVQAESDSQKRDEYIQRLMGLPNQKWMEIIGQAHQNVEFLKDQDVIRTVLNILQTNTSVASSLGTFFLPQITLIFLDMLNVYRMYSELISKSISEGGPYASKTSYVKLLRSVKRETLKLIETFLDKAEDQPQIGKQFVPPMMDPVLGDYARNVPDARESEVLSLFATIINKYKATMIEDVPRIFEAVFQCTLEMITKNFEDYPEHRLKFFSLLRAIATHCFPALICLSSQQLKLVMDSIMWAFRHTERNIAETGLNLLLEMLKKFQGSEFCNQFYRTYFLTTENEIFAVLTDTFHKPGFKLHVLVLQHLFCLVETGLLTEPLWDVTTTSYSYANNADFVREYTIKLLSASFPNMTTAEVTQFVHGLFKSTTDLSTFKTHIRDFLIQSKEFSAQDNKDLYAEEAAAQRERERQRMLSIPGLIAPSELQDEMVDS; the protein is encoded by the exons ATGGCCGCTGAGAAGCTCAGAGATTTGAGCCAGCCTATTGATGTGCCCTTGCTCGATGCTACCGTCGCCGCCTTCTATGGCACCGGATCTAAGCAAGAG AGAAGTGCTGCTGATTCAATTTTGCGGGACTTGCAAAATAATCCTGATATGTGGCTTCAAGTTATGCATATCTTGCAGAATACTCAAAATCTGAACACCAAGTTCTTTGCATTGCAG GTTCTTGAAGGCGTGATTAAATATAGATGGAATGCATTGCCTGCTGAGCAGCGAGACGGGATGAAGAATTTCATCTCTGATATCATTGTACAG CTTTCCAGCAATGAGGCCTCATTTCGAACGGAAAGGTTGTATGTCAACAAACTCAACATTATATTAGTTCAG ATTTTGAAGCATGAGTGGCCAGCAAGATGGCGAAGCTTTATTCCTGATCTTGTCTCAGCAGCTAAAACTAGTGAAACAATCTGTGAGAATTGCATGGCTATATTGAAA CTTTTGAGTGAAGAGGTTTTTGATTTTTCGAGAGGAGAAATGACACAGCAGAAGATTAAAGAGCTTAAACAGTCATTGAACAG TGAATTTCAACTCATACACGAGTTATGCTTATATGTGCTGTCAGCATCTCAAAGGGCTGAGCTCATACGAGCTACACTGTCCACATTGCATGCCTTCTTATCATGGATTCCCTTGGGTTATATATTTGAATCACCATTG CTTGAGACGCTCCTAAAGTTTTTCCCGGTTCCAGCATATCGGAACCTAACATTGCAATGTTTATCTGAG GTGGCATCCCTTCAATTTGGGGATTATTATGATGTGCAGTATGTCAAGATGTATGGTATATTCATAGGTCAATTGCAG AGCATACTCCCGCCTACAACAAATATACCCGAGGCATATGCAAATGGCTCTGGTGAAGAACAA GCTTTTATACAGAACCTGGCACTGTTCTTCACTTCATTTTATAAG GTTCATATCCGCATCCTGGAATCCACTCAAGAAAATATATCAACTTTGCTGTTGGGCCTTGAATATCTTATCAGCATTTCATATGTTGACGATACCGAGGTTTTTAAG GTGTGTTTGGACTACTGGAATTCCTTGGTGTCGGAGCTGTTTGAGCCACACCGAAGTTTGGATAATCCTGCAGCTTCTGCAAACTTGATGGGACTTCAG GTATCAGGAATGCTTCCTGGTATGGTTGATGGGCATGGTTCTCCGCTTCTTCAACGCCGACAGCTTTATTCTGGTTCCATGTCAAAGTTGAGGATGCTAATGATCTGCCGAATGGCTAAGCCTGAAGAGGTTCTCATAGTTGAAGATGAAAATGGAAATATTGTCCGTGAGACCTTGAAGGACAATGATGTTCTTGTTCAATATAAG ATTATGAGGGAGACTCTAATTTACTTGTCACATCTTGACCATGAAGATACTGAAAAACAG ATGCTGAGGAAATTAAGCAAACAGCTCAGTGGTGAGGATTGGacatggaacaatttgaacacACTCTGCTGGGCAATTGGATCTATATCTGGTTCCATGATTGAAGAACAG GAAAACCGATTTTTGGTTATGGTAATTCGTGATTTATTAAATCTATGTGAAATCACGAAGGGAAAAGATAATAAAGCAGTTATTGCAAGTAATATCAT GTATGTTGTTGGCCAGTATCCACGTTTTTTAAGAGCTCATTGGAAGTTTCTTAAAACTGTTGTTAACAAGTTGTTCGAGTTTATGCATGAGACACATCCTGGAGTTCAG GATATGGCCTGCGACACTTTTTTGAAAATAGTTCAGAAATGCAAGCGGAAGTTTGTGATCACCCAG GTTGGCGAAAATGAGCCATTTGTATCGGAACTTCTATCAGGCCTTCCAATCACTATTGCAGATCTTGAACCCCATCAGATACACTCCTTCTATGAATCT GTTGCTCATATGGTTCAAGCAGAGTCTGATTCACAAAAGAGAGATGAATATATTCAGCGGTTGATGGGGCTCCCTAATCAG AAATGGATGGAAATTATTGGTCAGGCACATCAAAATGTTGAATTTTTGAAGGATCAGGATGTAATACGGACTGTACTTAATATACTGCAG ACGAATACAAGTGTGGCATCTTCATTAGGGACATTTTTCCTTCCCCAAatcacattgatctttttggacatGTTGAATGTGTACAG AATGTACAGTGAACTTATTTCAAAAAGTATTTCAGAAGGGGGACCTTATGCATCTAAAACATCCTATGTGAAGCTTCTACG TTCGGTTAAGAGGGAGACACTTAAACTAATTGAGACATTCTTGGATAAGGCTGAAGATCAACCCCAGATTGGAAAACAATTTGTGCCACCAATGATGGATCCTGTTCTGGGAGATTATGCTAGGAATGTTCCTGATGCAAGGGAATCAGAGGTTTTGTCACTTTTTGCTACAATAATAAACAA ATATAAGGCTACCATGATTGAAGATGTACCTCGCATATTTGAAGCTGTCTTTCAGTGCACACTAGAG ATGATTACAAAAAATTTCGAGGATTACCCAGAGCACCGGCTTAAGTTCTTCTCTCTACTCCGTGCCATAGCTACTCACTGTTTTCCTGCATTAATCTGCTTGTCAAGTCAG CAATTGAAGCTTGTTATGGATTCAATCATGTGGGCATTTCGGCATACAGAAAGGAATATTGCTGAAACTGGTCTGAACCTGTTGCTGGAGATGTTGAAGAAGTTTCAG GGTTCAGAGTTCTGTAATCAATTCTACCGGACATATTTCTTGACAACTGAGAATGAGATATTTGCTGTCTTAACTGATACTTTCCATAAGCCTGGGTTCAAATTACATGTCTTGGTGCTTCAGCATTTGTTTTGTCTG GTGGAAACTGGTTTGCTAACCGAGCCCCTATGGGATGTTACTACAACTTCATATTCATATGCAAATAATGCAGATTTTGTACGTGAGTATACTATAAAGCTTCTAAGTGCTTCTTTTCCTAACATGACAACAGCTGAG GTTACCCAATTTGTTCACGGGCTCTTCAAGTCTACAACTGATCTCTCTACATTTAAAACTCATATACGAGATTTTCTTATACAGTCAAAAGAATTTTCAGCTCAG GATAACAAAGATCTCTATGCCGAGGAGGCTGCAGCACAAAGAGAGAGGGAACGACAAAGAATGCTTTCTATTCCGGGGCTGATTGCACCAAGCGAGTTGCAAGACGAAATGGTGGACTCATAG
- the LOC131623913 gene encoding uncharacterized protein LOC131623913 gives MGLFEIFVKDDGFWGRWRSWMESLMFNTTVSILVNGSPTKDFAVTKGLRQGDPISPFLFLFMAEGLSALMRKASCLGECVGFKAEEDLHFKMLHDTLLISDGSWNKLWSVKIILKGFELVSGLRASKVAIKEIIKLQMVFLWRETKDKKKVDWIGWDKVCLPNKDGGYGDIRRVMLSVSVTRRRNKVSLWWKDLCPFGSGGTSLLENWFPSSISCKLGYGDGLDVWLDRRLGCSWEWRINFREGFVDDEDGERVENLVTSLGGSKPTVGIADSYFWWKNSTGFSVKATYDMILEGSYRVHRLEVEELLNWLVSPVLWWTLDGFLGWIFVGVFGVVGMRFS, from the exons ATGGGATTATTTGAGATATTTGTTAAGGATGATGGGTTTTGGGGTAGATGGAGAAGTTGGATGGAATCGCTCATGTTCAATACCACTGTGTCAATTCTTGTTAATGGTAGTCCAACTAAAGACTTTGCGGTGACGAAGGGTCTTCGACAAGGGGATCCtatttctccttttctctttctcttcatgGCAGAAGGTTTGTCGGCTTTGATGAGGAAAGCCTCGTGTTTGGGTGAGTGTGTGGGTTTTAAGGCGGAAGAAGACTTACATTTTAAGATGCTCCATGATACTCTTTTAATTAGTGATGGCTCGTGGAATAAATTGTGGAGCGTTAAAATTATTCTTAAGGGTTTTGAATTAGTCTCGGGTCTTCGG GCATCTAAAGTTGCTATTAAGGAGATCATTAAGCTTCAAATGGTCTTTTTATGGAGGGAAACAAAGGATAAGAAAAAAGTTGATTGGATTGGTTGGGATAAGGTGTGTTTGCCAAATAAGGATGGTGG GTACGGTGACATTAGAAGAGTTATGCTCTCCGTTTCGGTGACTCGTAGAAGAAACAAGGTCTCTCTTTGGTGGAAAGATTTGTGTCCATTCGGTTCGGGGGGGACGAGTCTGTTGGAAAATTGGTTTCCTTCTTCCATCTCTTGCAAGTTAGGGTATGGTGATGGACTTGATGTTTGGCTTGATAGGCGGTTGGGAT GTTCATGGGAGTGGCGTATTAACTTCCGTGAAGGTTTTGTTGATGATGAGGATGGGGAACGTGTTGAGAATTTAGTTACATCTTTGGGAGGGTCGAAGCCTACCGTGGGTATCGCAGACTCGTACTTTTGGTGGAAAAACTCCACGGGTTTTTCTGTAAAAGCTACTTATGACATGATTTTGGAGGGGAGTTATCGGGTCCATCGCTTAGAGGTTGAGGAG CTTTTGAATTGGCTTGTAAGTCCCGTTTTGTGGTGGACACTAGATGGATTTTTGGGATGGATTTTTGTTGGGGTATTTGGAGTTGTAGGAATGAGATTCTCTTGA